Proteins co-encoded in one Malus sylvestris chromosome 9, drMalSylv7.2, whole genome shotgun sequence genomic window:
- the LOC126582305 gene encoding G-type lectin S-receptor-like serine/threonine-protein kinase At2g19130 isoform X2 yields MDMMNSGRNKISYKSLVVVLVFCCTLKAADISAASSNMISQGQSISGNQTITSSPRGIFELGFFTPDALNSSAVIWQSFDHPTDTWLPGGKLGYNKLTNEKLTLTPWRSSQNPAPGIFSLDLEQNGTSLLLMYNGTRMYWTTGPWTGKIFTKVPEIQLNYLITNISYVSNELGSYFSYDAVYPDIFVKYMLDISGQLRASKWGRDFHQWTSFWLRPSEQCDVYGFCGASSICNQQQVPLCVCLEGFEPRSPKDWDSADSWEGCVRKTPLECSSGGNETFVVIPDLSFPENSETLAGKNIDECRLACSSDCSCTAFAYDSRCLVWKGDLFNVKQLTSDENVGKEWHLRVPKAKKENKTLWIVTGVLGGLLGILLVIVVIAKNKCSGSGERSEADDGSLMMFKYRILRKATKNFTEKLGEGGFGSVFRGTLKNSTAIAVKRLNCPEQADNQFLTEVRTLGKVQHINLVRLRGFCAETSKRLLVYDYMPNGSLESLLFQKSPIVLDWKTRYHIAVGTAKGLAYLHDSCRECIIHCDIKPENILLDAEYAPKITDFGLAKLMSRDFSRIITTIQGTRGYIAPEWISGEAITVKADVFSYGMLFFEIISGRRNRDLLDDGLENYFPTHVANVLTKGENVDTLLDSRLEGNANKEELMRACKVACWCIQDDEKDRPTMGQVVQALEGVIDLGMPPVPHFMDRFSKSHFESIHYHDISSSTASDSRRGYSSN; encoded by the coding sequence ATGCTTTGAATTCGTCTGCTGTCATATGGCAGAGTTTCGATCACCCGACGGACACTTGGCTGCCGGGCGGGAAGCTTGGATACAACAAGCTGACCAATGAGAAACTAACCCTCACTCCCTGGAGAAGCTCACAAAACCCAGCACCTGGGATTTTCTCTCTAGACCTCGAACAAAACGGGACGAGTTTGTTGCTGATGTATAATGGGACTAGAATGTATTGGACAACTGGTCCTTGGACAGGCAAGATTTTTACGAAAGTTCCTGAAATTCAGTTGAATTATTTGATCACGAATATCAGCTATGTTTCCAATGAGTTGGGGAGTTATTTTTCTTATGATGCAGTTTACCCCGACATCTTTGTTAAGTACATGCTTGATATCTCCGGGCAGTTAAGGGCCTCCAAGTGGGGGAGGGACTTCCATCAATGGACTTCATTTTGGCTGCGACCCTCCGAACAATGTGACGTCTATGGATTCTGCGGTGCTTCTAGCATTTGCAATCAGCAACAAGTGCCTCTTTGTGTTTGCTTGGAAGGGTTTGAACCTCGATCCCCAAAAGATTGGGACTCGGCGGATTCCTGGGAAGGGTGTGTGAGGAAAACCCCTTTAGAATGCAGTAGTGGAGGAAATGAAACGTTTGTGGTGATACCCGATTTAAGCTTTCCAGAGAATTCGGAGACTTTAGCAGGTAAGAACATCGATGAATGTAGATTGGCATGCTCGAGTGATTGCTCGTGTACAGCTTTTGCTTATGACAGTAGGTGTTTGGTTTGGAAAGGAGATCTGTTCAATGTAAAACAACTTACATCTGATGAGAACGTAGGCAAAGAGTGGCATCTTCGAGTTCCAAAGGCGAAGAAAGAGAATAAAACCCTTTGGATTGTCACTGGAGTACTTGGAGGTCTGCTTGGTATTTTACTAGTTATTGTGGTAATTGCCAAAAATAAATGTTCCGGTTCTGGGGAAAGGTCTGAGGCAGATGATGGCTCTTTGATGATGTTCAAGTACAGGATTCTAAGAAAAGCAACCAAGAACTTTACTGAAAAACTTGGGGAAGGAGGCTTTGGTTCTGTTTTCAGAGGGACGCTGAAAAATTCTACTGCCATCGCAGTGAAGAGACTTAACTGTCCAGAGCAAGCCGATAATCAATTTCTTACAGAAGTGAGGACTCTTGGAAAAGTCCAACATATCAATCTTGTTCGTCTCCGCGGATTTTGTGCAGAAACTTCAAAAAGATTGTTGGTTTATGATTACATGCCAAATGGTTCTCTAGAATCGCTTTTGTTTCAAAAGAGTCCCATCGTCTTGGATTGGAAAACTAGATATCACATTGCAGTTGGCACTGCGAAAGGACTTGCATACCTTCATGATAGTTGCAGAGAATGCATCATACACTGCGACATCAAACCCGAAAACATTTTGTTGGATGCAGAATATGCCCCCAAGATAACAGATTTCGGCCTAGCAAAGCTCATGAGCAGAGACTTCAGCCGGATAATTACAACCATACAAGGAACAAGGGGGTATATTGCTCCGGAATGGATATCAGGAGAAGCTATCACAGTAAAAGCCGATGTCTTTAGTTATGGAATGTTGTTTTTCGAGATCATATCAGGAAGGAGAAACCGAGATCTTTTGGATGATGGGTTGGAAAACTACTTCCCAACTCACGTTGCAAATGTATTAACGAAAGGAGAAAATGTCGATACCCTGTTGGACAGCAGGTTAGAAGGCAATGCTAACAAAGAAGAATTGATGAGAGCATGCAAAGTAGCTTGTTGGTGCATTCAAGATGACGAGAAGGATAGGCCAACAATGGGGCAGgttgttcaagctttggaaggAGTTATAGATCTCGGCATGCCTCCCGTCCCCCACTTCATGGACCGCTTTTCGAAGAGTCATTTTGAGTCCATACATTACCATGACATTTCTTCCAGCACTGCTTCGGATTCAAGGCGTGGCTACTCAAGTAATTAG